Within Acidobacteriota bacterium, the genomic segment AAATCTCAACCACGTCCGCTGCCAGCCCATATCATCAAGTATAAAAGAAGGATCACGCCGCCCAAACCAATGGCTATCAGCCAGCTCTCAATAAACCAGCGCCGCTTCAACGTGACCGTGACCTTCTGCCATATCTCCGCGATCCTGCGAAGCTCGCGCTTATCAAAAAAGCGAAGCGCGAACAGCAACAGCGGGAACAACAATGCCAGCGTCGCCTTGGTCGCCATCGACGCAAAAAGAGTGGCGCGATTTTGCGTGTCACCGTGAAACCAATCGTTGAAGTAGAAAGCCCCGACAAGCAGCGTTCCGACAGCCAGGATGGCAAACACTCGGCCCCACTCGTACCGGACTTTGAAAAACAGATTCGAAGCCCAATATCTGAGCGCACAAAACACTACGTACGACAGCAGCGTCGAGACGGTCGCTCCCATGATGCCGTATCGCGGGATCAACCAGAAGTTCAATCCGATGTTCACCATCAACGCCGCGAGGATGACTATCGGTGCAAAGATCGTCCGCTTCTTTAGAGTAATGCCGATGTTCAGCACCCGGGACGCGCAGTCGAGCACCGCTGCCAGCCCAAGCAGCGGGATTATCGTTGCCGCCGGCCAGTAGCTCTTCAAGCCGTACAACCGAAGCCCGTCTCCGGCTACCGCCGACACGCAAAGCGCGAAGAACATGCTCACGAACAGAATGTAGGTCAGCACCCGCGAGTAGTATTCTTCTGCGCCCTCTTCGTTCATCACCGAGAATCGCATCACCGTCCACACCTGACTGAACGGCACTGTCACCAGAATGGTCACAACCGATACCAGCGTGTTTGCCATCGAATAGGCGCCGAGCTCTCTCGGGGTCCCGTACCGCTCGAGGAAAAAGCGGTCGATCATCATGAATAAGTGAAACGATATCTGACCGAAGATCAACGGCGCGCCAAACGACAGCATCCCGCGAAGCTCGGTTGCGGAAAAACTCAGGCTCAAGTCGCGCCTCACCATCACGTAGAACAGCACGGCTTCAAACGCCCCGCCCACCAGCCGTCCGATCAGCACGTTACGAATATTCGCGCCGACGCCAATCACCAGGTACGTGATCAACACGAGCTGGAACAGAAATGCCGTGATGTTAAGAGCGGAATATTGGGCGGACTTGAACCTTGCGCGCAGGATCGAGTCCGGGATAAGCGTGATGACATCAAAGAAGCTGATAAGAAAAATAATCTGAATCAGGTTGGCGCGCGATCGATCGCCCTGAAAGACAATCGCCGACACCTGCGGAGCGGCCATCCACAAAAGCGCGGTCGCCGCGGCCGACGACCCAAGCAAGAAGATCAACGTCGAACCGACTATCCTACGGCGATGAGCCGTATCCTCAGTCTCGTAATAGTGGCGAAAGAACGCGTGATTGAGCCCGAACTTGAGTACGATCGTCACCAGCGTCAGCGTAACGGTGAGCAGCGACAATACGCCGAACTCGCCTGCCGGCAGATAGCGGGCGTACACCGGCACCAGCACGAGTCCGAAAGCGCTGTTGACCACGCTGCCGATGCCGAAGATCAGCGTGTGCTTGACCGTTTTCTTGATCTTGTCGTATATCGTGGCCGTTACTCCCGCCTTCGCCTGATGGACACAATCAGCGCGGCCAGCGTCAGCGCCGCAGCCGCGAGGCTAACGTACACTGATAGGAAAAAGGCCTTTGGCATAAACGCAAATGATACCACATGGCGGCCCGCGGGCACGTTTACCGCTCGCATCGTATGATTCGCCCGCAAGACCTCGACCGGCCGGCCATCCACATACCCGCGCCATCCGGGATAGTAGTTGTCGCTAAGCACGAGCAAGCCGTCTTGAGCGCTCTCGGTCTCAACTACCACCCGATTGCGTTTGTCTTCGATGATCGTCGCGGACGCAGCGCCCGGGTCGGCCGTCGCGATCCCATTCCCCGTCGCGATGACCACCGCCGTGTGCGTATCGAAGCGGATATCGCGCAACGCCTCGAGTGATGCCGCTGCGTCTCCCACCTCGATTACTGAGCTTGCGAAGAAGGCGCGAGGCATCGCGCCTTTGTTCTCGTACACGGACAGCCCTTCCGCCGTGGCTAACAAATCATAGCCGTCAATCGGGGGCGCCGATTGGCGAGTCAACACGTATCTGACGTTCAGAAGGTCGAAGAACGGAGAGTGGTACTCATCGAACACAACGTGGCTGAGGTTTTGTTGCGGTTCGATCAGCGACGCGAATTCGCGATACCATTTTGGAAACTGCTGGTTCTTTCCGGTCACCGTCGCAATCTGATAAGGCAGCAACGTATTGGGCGGCGCGATGATTTTTTCCGCGCCGGCTTCGCTCGTGACTCTGCGATTAGTCTTGAGATCAGACGGCACGACCAGCACGCGGCCGGGCAGCAACGAATGTAGCAGCTCGGTTATCTCGGTCTTCGGAAACACACGCGAGCGATCAAAGCTGCGGTCGAACTGGGAGCTGTTCCAGAACAGATCAGCCACCAGCAGCATGGTTATCAGAGCAAGAAAGCTCGGGCCGGCAAGTCGCCGTTCGCTGAACGCCCACACCAACAAGACGGCCAGGAAAAGAAGCCCCAGAGGAATCAGTATGCTCAAGCTGGGCGGCGCGAATTGAGCGCTCAGTGCAACGACCGCTCTTCGGATGAAAGCTACGCGGCCTCTCTCACCCGCATCAACGGTGACTCCGCTGAGCGACAACAAGTACGAACCGATCACCGCAAGCAGGACGAACGCTGCAATCCCAATGGCGAAGCGCCGCGCGAGCTTGCCGAATGCGCGAAGCCGCTCCGCGCCGGACCAAAGAAGCAAGTCCGTTCCAAACGCTACGAGCACCGCCGCCCCGAAAAGAAACAGGACGCCGGCGCGAACCGCGACTCGAATGATCTGAAGGATCGGTATGTATCGAGTAAGAGGAACATACAGGGGCGTGGTCATCATTATGATCAGCGACAACCCCGCGAGCATAGCGAAGAAGGCGACGTGATTGCGAAATGCAACGTCGGAGTTCGAAGTCTGAAAGAGACGTTTACTTCCTGTCTGCCTGAGCAAGTAAATACAAAAGCCAAGGGGCGCTAGCGCCGCTACGCCAAGATAAAGAATATGGTCGTGCGAGACCCCAAGCGCCGTGAATAGCGTGAGCATCTTCGCGTCGTAGGCCGCACCGAACAGGTTCGGAAAGATCAACGTGCCCGCGTACCACGGCGGCAGGTAGACGTAGCCAAGCTCCGCGCCCACTATCTTGCGATTCGAGTACGACAGCAGCTCCAACGACGGCGCCCATTGCGTCGCTGAAAGCGCGAAGCCCACAGCCAGCGTCAAACCCATCATCATAACCACGCGCCTGATCGCGCGGCTCCCGTTGGAACGCCGGACGAACGCGAAGAAGAGGTAGTACACGATAACCGCGCCAACGTAGTAGATCTGATTCGGGAGATACCCGCAGAAAAACTGCGCCGCCAGACACACACCCGCCAGCATCGCCTGCACGTAGCTCTTGCGTTGGATGCTGCGATCCGCAAACAACATGATCAACGGGAGCCACATCAATCCGCCCCACCAGCCGAGCCCGGTCAGGTGCAGCATCGAGTGGGCGGAGAACTCAAACACCAGCGAGCCCATCAAGGCGCCGCCCCCGCCGGCGCCCATGGACACAAGGAAGATGTACATGAAAACCGCCGCCAGCATTAGCTCCGTTATGCGCGCGACAGAATAACCAAGCGGTACGTCGAAGAACTTGTAGAACAACAGAAAAGGCGAGAGCGTGCGGGTGACTCCGTCAGCGTAGATGGGATGCCCCGCCATCGTGAAAGGGTTCCACAGCGGAAGCTCGCCATCACGATACGCGGACACTACGAAGTAGTCCCGAGTCACGTATGTGTCCGTCAGGTCGCGGCGATTGTAAGGGTAGTCCGATTGTCCGGCGTGGTAGCCCCAGGGCAACTGATTGTTAAGCGTGTTGACGTCGATGAGCGTTTCGCCGAGAAAGAACACGCGCCAGAACATCGCGATGACGGCTGCCACTATCACGATGACGTTGACTGCATGCCTCGTGAGACCAGCGTTGCCGGATGAAGAGTCAAGTGGACGCGAGTCGTTCGGTGATGCGGAACGCTCGACCTCTGGCTCAGCCATCATCCTTCATCCCCTCATCCTACAAGTAGCCGAGACCGCGCAGCTTGTCCTCGACCATCCGCTCTTCTTCCGCGGTCAGCCGAGTCTGATCGGAGCCGGTCTGCAAACCGGCGGAGTCGGCCTGCAATGGGTGCGCTGCCAGGAAGGCTTCTGTGAAGGCTGCTTGAATCACGTGGCCGTCCAGCTTATCAGGTACCGGCATGCCCGCTGCGTAGGTCATCGTCGGAACCAGGTCATAGACCGATGGCGAAGCCGTCAGCCTGGTCGAGCGCAGGCCCGGTCCTTTGCAGATCAAGATGCCCTCAGGCCGGTGATCGCCGCTCCACCAGAATCCGCGCGCGCGAACTTCTTCTGGCGGCCCACCAAGCCGGGCCGCCGAGTTCCAGTAGACATAAAGATCGCTCGCACGCTCGGTGAACGGGCCCGAATAAACCTCGTCGCGCCGAACTATCCGGTCGACTACCTTGTTTCCCCCGTCGTCGGTCCACTCGCTTAGATCTTCGATAATTCGGGAGCAGACTTCCTCGTAGGCGCTGCGCTTGACGATGCCGCCAGCGTTACGTCCTTCAAGGTTGATATTGATGACGTGGCGGCCGGGCTCGGTGTAGGCGATCGTCCGCTCCCAATCGATCGAAGAATAAAACGAATCCTTCTCCGCAGTCTGTAATCGCGCGATGCGATCTTCACCCACTCCGGCCTTGACGCGTTCCCTGACGGACACGGGCAGGAGACTGCGAGCAGCGCGGCGGCCGGCGCTGATAAACGACAGCCGGCCCGACGAGCGTCCGCTTCGAACCATGTAGCCTTTTCCTTCGAGCCACGCCGCCAGATGATAGGACGCGCCGGTGTGTGGTCCCATCCCGTGGTCCGAGATCACAAAGACTTGAGTCTCATCGTTCGCGCGGTTCAGCAGCCGCGCAATTGCTCGATCAAGCGCTCGATAGATTTCAAGAAGCGGATTGCTCGCCGCCGTCTCGGAAGGTTGATCGCCATGCAAGCCTTCATGGTATTTCCACAGATTGTGCCCCGCCCAATCGCTTGCCGTGTAGACCGTCATGAAAAAATCAACCGGCCTGTTTGCGATCAGATACTCCGCGGCGTCCGTCTGAGTCTCGATCAACTTCATCCAGGCGGTTGTCGCATCGTCGAGCCGGCCGGCTCTCATCAAATCACCCAGACCCTGCGGGGCGAAATCATAATTTGAGAATCGGCTGAAGAATTCGCCGCGGAGCTTTTCTGGACAGAACGCGCGCTCGTTCAAAGACGGGGCGTCGAGCCCGCTAACCATGAAGCCGCCAGCCTCGCACTGAGCCGGATAGGTCATCGGCACGTTTAGAAATCCGCAAGTGAGCCCATGCCTCGATAGATGTGAGCTGAGCAACTCGCCCGTTCGGTCCCCGCCTTTGAAGAAGACTTGCTTGCCGGTTGCGAAGTCGCGATCGGAAAAAACAAACAACCCGTGACGGCCTGGAATCAGTCCCGTCAGTATCGAAGTCCATGCGGACGCGCTGTGCATATTCGGAGTTGACATCAAACGCGATGACGCTCCTTCGTTCATTAGCCGCGCCAGTGCGGGAAGATGGCCGGCCGCGGTCCACGGTTCGATGAGATCCATCGTGGCCGCGTCAAGACCGATGACTAGAATCTTCATAAACAGCTCAATGACATCGGAAACGGAGAAAGCGTTGAAAAATGAAAATTTCCACTTTCAGCGGTTTCGCTCGCAGCAATCTTCAATTTGCAATTTTCATTTTCATTGTTCAATTCACTCCGGCTTGCGCGGATGAAACTTGTACCGTCTTAGATAACGCGCCCCGCCTACTCGATATAGCCCAGCGCTTTCAGGCGCTCACGCAGTTCTGCCTCTTCGCGCGCGTTGTAGACTGACTGAACCGACGCTTCGCTTGTAGTTGCCGCCGGTTGCTTGTATGAGGTGCCCCGTCGCGGAGATTCCATCGTCTCATCAAACACTTCTGTCAGCACGCGGCCATCCATATCCGTCGTCAGCGAACAACCTAGTGACGCCAGCGCGGTGGGACCGACATCGCGCAAGTTTGGCTGATTGAAAAGACTGGCCTCGCGTCCGATGCGGCGACCCCATGCGATGAATATCCCATCGCGTGAGTGAGTGCCCGTCGTCGAATCCGCCGGCACGACTACCTCGCCGTAGCTTGGACGCTCATTGTAAACATACTCATCGCGACGCGGGACCATCACCAGATCCGGCAGCCTGCTTGACCACGCGCCGTTGAATGCCTCCTCGCGGCGCATTGCCCGTTCAAACACCGGCTCTCCATCGTCAGGCGCGATCAGTTGCAGCAGCGCGCTCCGGGCTTCTTCGACAACGCTATCGAATGCGTCTTCGCTCACGATGCCTTCGCTTTCGCGGCCCGCCAAGTTCACCCAGACTCCTTTGTCTTGAGAGAAGAACGCGCGCGTCCGCGACCAGTCGATCTCTTCAAGAAAGCCGCCGCCGTATTCCACTTTTCTATCAAGAACGCTTCCATTCGGAACTGCCGCCGAAATTCTCCGCGCGATCTTTCCCTTAAGCGCTCTGACTCGAGCAA encodes:
- a CDS encoding alkaline phosphatase family protein — its product is MKILVIGLDAATMDLIEPWTAAGHLPALARLMNEGASSRLMSTPNMHSASAWTSILTGLIPGRHGLFVFSDRDFATGKQVFFKGGDRTGELLSSHLSRHGLTCGFLNVPMTYPAQCEAGGFMVSGLDAPSLNERAFCPEKLRGEFFSRFSNYDFAPQGLGDLMRAGRLDDATTAWMKLIETQTDAAEYLIANRPVDFFMTVYTASDWAGHNLWKYHEGLHGDQPSETAASNPLLEIYRALDRAIARLLNRANDETQVFVISDHGMGPHTGASYHLAAWLEGKGYMVRSGRSSGRLSFISAGRRAARSLLPVSVRERVKAGVGEDRIARLQTAEKDSFYSSIDWERTIAYTEPGRHVININLEGRNAGGIVKRSAYEEVCSRIIEDLSEWTDDGGNKVVDRIVRRDEVYSGPFTERASDLYVYWNSAARLGGPPEEVRARGFWWSGDHRPEGILICKGPGLRSTRLTASPSVYDLVPTMTYAAGMPVPDKLDGHVIQAAFTEAFLAAHPLQADSAGLQTGSDQTRLTAEEERMVEDKLRGLGYL
- a CDS encoding oligosaccharide flippase family protein; its protein translation is MYDKIKKTVKHTLIFGIGSVVNSAFGLVLVPVYARYLPAGEFGVLSLLTVTLTLVTIVLKFGLNHAFFRHYYETEDTAHRRRIVGSTLIFLLGSSAAATALLWMAAPQVSAIVFQGDRSRANLIQIIFLISFFDVITLIPDSILRARFKSAQYSALNITAFLFQLVLITYLVIGVGANIRNVLIGRLVGGAFEAVLFYVMVRRDLSLSFSATELRGMLSFGAPLIFGQISFHLFMMIDRFFLERYGTPRELGAYSMANTLVSVVTILVTVPFSQVWTVMRFSVMNEEGAEEYYSRVLTYILFVSMFFALCVSAVAGDGLRLYGLKSYWPAATIIPLLGLAAVLDCASRVLNIGITLKKRTIFAPIVILAALMVNIGLNFWLIPRYGIMGATVSTLLSYVVFCALRYWASNLFFKVRYEWGRVFAILAVGTLLVGAFYFNDWFHGDTQNRATLFASMATKATLALLFPLLLFALRFFDKRELRRIAEIWQKVTVTLKRRWFIESWLIAIGLGGVILLLYLMIWAGSGRG
- a CDS encoding YfhO family protein — translated: MMAEPEVERSASPNDSRPLDSSSGNAGLTRHAVNVIVIVAAVIAMFWRVFFLGETLIDVNTLNNQLPWGYHAGQSDYPYNRRDLTDTYVTRDYFVVSAYRDGELPLWNPFTMAGHPIYADGVTRTLSPFLLFYKFFDVPLGYSVARITELMLAAVFMYIFLVSMGAGGGGALMGSLVFEFSAHSMLHLTGLGWWGGLMWLPLIMLFADRSIQRKSYVQAMLAGVCLAAQFFCGYLPNQIYYVGAVIVYYLFFAFVRRSNGSRAIRRVVMMMGLTLAVGFALSATQWAPSLELLSYSNRKIVGAELGYVYLPPWYAGTLIFPNLFGAAYDAKMLTLFTALGVSHDHILYLGVAALAPLGFCIYLLRQTGSKRLFQTSNSDVAFRNHVAFFAMLAGLSLIIMMTTPLYVPLTRYIPILQIIRVAVRAGVLFLFGAAVLVAFGTDLLLWSGAERLRAFGKLARRFAIGIAAFVLLAVIGSYLLSLSGVTVDAGERGRVAFIRRAVVALSAQFAPPSLSILIPLGLLFLAVLLVWAFSERRLAGPSFLALITMLLVADLFWNSSQFDRSFDRSRVFPKTEITELLHSLLPGRVLVVPSDLKTNRRVTSEAGAEKIIAPPNTLLPYQIATVTGKNQQFPKWYREFASLIEPQQNLSHVVFDEYHSPFFDLLNVRYVLTRQSAPPIDGYDLLATAEGLSVYENKGAMPRAFFASSVIEVGDAAASLEALRDIRFDTHTAVVIATGNGIATADPGAASATIIEDKRNRVVVETESAQDGLLVLSDNYYPGWRGYVDGRPVEVLRANHTMRAVNVPAGRHVVSFAFMPKAFFLSVYVSLAAAALTLAALIVSIRRRRE